A window of the Electrophorus electricus isolate fEleEle1 chromosome 11, fEleEle1.pri, whole genome shotgun sequence genome harbors these coding sequences:
- the LOC113591288 gene encoding cytochrome P450 2U1: protein MEGIPYQLWQNAPLAASSVNVIVLAVFAAVFYLLLQYRRSAAFLNIPPGPRPLPVVGNFGSLFLPPFILKRFVRQHKGHDGSNANPVATQAGLLELAKVHGDVCSVFVGSQLIVVLTGYDAVRDALSNYADVFSDRPDIPLVTILTRRKGIVFAPYGPVWRKQRKFCHTTLRSFGLGKLSLEPCIQDGFASVKAELLRGSQEAGGSGVTLVPLIGNAVSNVISSIILGQRFDPQDEEFRTQLDHMAHGLEISMNSAAVLINIFPWLYHLPFGVFAQLRQVERDITAFLKKIIARHRATLDPENPRDFIDMYLVEMLAQGETSGSEEGGFSEEYLFYIIGDLFIAGTDTTTNSILWMVLYMCLHPDVQEKVQQEIDAVLGSGRLPSLTDKGTLPYTEATIMEVMRMTVVVPLSVPHMASRTTEFRGYTIPKGTVIIPNLWSVHRDPSVWENPDDFNPSRFLDEQGQLLRKEYFIPFGIGRRVCMGEQLAKMEVFLMFSSLMQAFTFRLPEGHAPPSLQGRFGLTLAPGAFSVCATAR, encoded by the exons ATGGAGGGTATTCCGTATCAGCTGTGGCAGAACGCTCCGCTCGCGGCATCTTCCGTGAACGTCATTGTCTTGGCTGTTTTTGCTGCGGTGTTTTATTTGCTGCTGCAGTACCGACGAAGCGCGGCGTTTCTGAACATCCCTCCGGGACCGAGACCGCTACCCGTCGTGGGTAACTTCGGAAGCTTATTTTTACccccttttattttaaaacgtTTTGTCCGTCAGCATAAAGGACACGACGGAAGCAACGCGAATCCGGTTGCCACACAAGCTGGCCTGCTGGAACTGGCGAAGGTGCACGGAGACGTGTGCAGCGTCTTTGTGGGCAGCCAGTTAATAGTGGTGTTGACCGGCTACGACGCTGTCAGAGACGCGCTGTCTAATTACGCGGACGTGTTCTCCGACAGACCGGACATTCCTCTCGTAACAATTCTGACGAGACGTAAAG GCATTGTGTTCGCCCCTTATGGCCCAGTCTGGAGAAAGCAGCGGAAGTTCTGCCACACGACTCTGCGTAGTTTTGGCCTGGGCAAGCTGAGCCTGGAGCCTTGCATCCAGGACGGCTTTGCCTCAGTGAAGGCCGAGTTGCTGAGGGGGAGCCAGGAGGCTGGGGGTTCGGGCGTGACCCTGGTGCCGCTGATCGGCAACGCCGTGTCCAACGTCATCTCGTCCATCATCCTGGGCCAGCGCTTCGACCCGCAGGACGAGGAGTTCCGCACGCAGTTGGATCACATGGCGCACGGCCTGGAGATCTCCATGAACAGTGCCGCCGTGCTCATCAACATCTTCCCCTGGCTCTACCACCTGCCATTCGGCGTCTTTGCGCAGCTCCGTCAGGTGGAGCGGGACATTACGGCTTTCCTCAAGAAGATCATCGCGAGACACAGAGCCACCCTGGACCCCGAGAACCCCAGGGACTTCATCGACATGTATCTGGTGGAGATGCTGGCCCAGGGGGAAACGTCAGGGTCGGAGGAGGGAGGGTTTTCAGAGGAATACCTCTTCTATATTATAGGGGACCTGTTCATTGCAGGGACAGATACTACCACTAACAGCATACTGTGGATGGTGCTATACATGTGCTTACACCCTGATGTCCAAG AGAAGGTCCAGCAGGAGATTGATGCAGTGCTGGGATCTGGGAGGCTGCCGTCTCTAACGGATAAGGGCACTCTGCCCTACACAGAAGCCACCATCATGGAGGTCATGAGAATGACGGTGGTGGTTCCACTCTCTGTGCCGCACATGGCTTCCAGAACTACAG AGTTTCGAGGGTATACTATTCCCAAGGGCACAGTTATCATCCCAAACCTCTGGTCGGTCCATAGAGATCCCAGTGTGTGGGAAAATCCAGATGACTTCAATCCTTCACGGTTCCTAGATGAGCAGGGACAGCTTCTTAGAAAGGAGTACTTCATTCCGTTTGGAATAG GTCGGAGGGTGTGCATGGGCGAGCAGTTGGCAAAGATGGAGGTCTTCCTGATGTTCAGCAGTCTGATGCAGGCCTTTACCTTCCGCCTGCCCGAGGGCCACGCACCTCCCTCCCTGCAGGGACGCTTCGGCCTCACCCTGGCCCCCGGCGCATTCTCCGTATGTGCCACGGCCCGTTGA
- the sgms2a gene encoding phosphatidylcholine:ceramide cholinephosphotransferase 2, which produces MASPGHQCERHPTDVHDSARSGGSGGPRVPGGPACPVHSPTSAEDKKRNGLRKGLTLRRDYVKISVPESKASRLPSEWWKTVLAFAYAAFNLVLTTVMITVVHERVPAKDSSPPLPDKFFDYIDRVNWAFTVTEVNGMLLVGIWSIQWLFHRYRAIVGRRFFFLIGTLYLYRCITMYITTLPVPGMHMTCAPKLYGDSQAKLQRVLQLISGAGLSINGSHIMCGDFLYSGHTVMLTLTYLFIKEYSPRSFWWYHLLCWLLAAVGSVCILVAHEHYSVDVVVAYFITTRLFYWYHTMTNVQAVKCSANGYLTHTWWNPIFNFLERNVQTQVPCSFCWPVTWPPACLKNPCKKYTMVQSAREE; this is translated from the exons ATGGCTTCCCCGGGTCACCAGTGTGAGCGGCACCCGACAGATGTGCACGACAGCGCCCGGTCAGGGGGCTCCGGGGGCCCCAGGGTCCCTGGGGGCCCCGCCTGTCCCGTGCACAGCCCCACGTCAGCCGAGGACAAGAAGAGGAACGGCCTGCGCAAAGGTCTGACGCTGCGCCGGGACTACGTGAAAATCTCGGTGCCGGAAAGCAAAGCCAGCCGGCTGCCGTCCGAGTGGTGGAAGACGGTCCTCGCCTTCGCCTACGCTGCCTTCAACCTGGTGCTCACGACCGTCATGATCACTGTTGTGCACGAGAGGGTGCCGGCCAAGGACAGCAGCCCGCCGCTGCCCGACAAGTTCTTCGACTACATCGACCGTGTGAACTGGGCCTTCACGGTGACCGAGGTCAACGGTATGTTGCTGGTGGGGATATGGTCCATCCAGTGGCTCTTCCACAGATACCG GGCAATTGTGGGTAGGAGGTTTTTCTTCCTAATAGGCACTTTGTACCTGTATCGCTGCATCACGATGTACATCACCACCCTGCCTGTGCCTGGCATGCACATGACCTGTGCCCCCAAG CTTTACGGTGATTCTCAGGCCAAACTGCAGCGAGTGCTGCAGCTGATCTCTGGGGCAGGGCTGTCCATCAACGGCTCACACATCATGTGCGGGGACTTCCTGTACAGCGGCCACACAGTCATGCTAACGCTCACCTACCTTTTCATCAAGGAGT ACTCCCCCAGGTCGTTCTGGTGGTACCACCTCCTCTGCTGGCTCCTGGCTGCAGTGGGCTCCGTCTGTATCCTGGTGGCTCACGAGCACTACAGTGTGGATGTGGTGGTTGCCTACTTCATCACCACACGTCTCTTCTACTGGTATCATACCATGACAAATGTACAG GCCGTGAAGTGCTCAGCCAACGGctacctcacccacacctgGTGGAACCCCATCTTTAACTTCCTGGAGCGCAACGTCCAGACCCAGGTGCCTTGCTCTTTCTGCTGGCCAGTGACATGGCCTCCAGCCTGCCTGAAGAACCCCTGCAAGAAGTACACCATGGTTCAGAGTGCGCGGGAGGAGTGA
- the hadh gene encoding hydroxyacyl-coenzyme A dehydrogenase, mitochondrial produces MAFFTHHVLRTLSSAARNAAIKHVTVIGGGLMGSGIAQVVAVTGHSVVLVDTSEDILKNSTRAIEGSLKRVVKKKFADKPEAGEEFVQKVLKNISTSTDAASVVKNTDLVVEAIVENLKIKQDLFSTLDKVAPENTIFASNTSSLPIADIARATARVDRFGGLHFFNPVPMMKLVEVIKAPATSQQTFAALLEFSRVLGKHPVSCKDTPGFIVNRLLVPYLMEAIRLHERGHGSKEDIDVAMKLGAGYPMGPFELLDYVGLDTCKFIIDGWHEVEPENPLFAPSPLLNKLVAESKLGKKTGEGFYKHN; encoded by the exons ATGGCTTTCTTTACGCACCATGTCCTCAGGACTCTGAGCTCTGCTGCCCGAAATGCAGCGATCAAGCATGTTACTGTAATCGGGGGAGGCTTGATGGGGTCTGGCATCGCGCAG GTGGTGGCAGTAACAGGGCATTCGGTTGTGCTGGTGGACACGTCCGAGGACATCCTGAAGAACTCCACCAGGGCCATCGAGGGCAGCCTGAAGAGAGTGGTGAAGAAGAAGTTTGCAGACAAACCTGAG gcTGGGGAGGAGTTTGTTCAGAAGGTGCTGAAGAACATTTCTACGAGTACAGATGCCGCCTCAGTGGTTAAAAACACAGACCTGGTGGTGGAGGCCATTGTCGAGAACCTCAAGATTAAACAGGACCTGTTCTCTACACTGGACAAAGTGGCTCCAGA AAACACCATCTTTGCCAGCAACACGTCCTCGCTGCCCATTGCAGACATCGCCAGGGCCACAGCAAGGGTTGACCGCTTTGGGGGTCTCCATTTCTTCAACCCTGTGCCCATGATGAAGCTGGTAGAG GTGATTAAGGCGCCAGCGACGAGCCAACAGACGTTCGCTGCTCTCCTTGAGTTCAGCAGGGTACTAGGAAAACACCCCGTGTCATGCAAA GACACTCCAGGCTTCATTGTGAATCGGTTGCTTGTGCCGTACCTGATGGAGGCTATCCGGCTGCACGAGCGAG GTCACGGTTCAAAAGAGGACATCGATGTGGCCATGAAGCTCGGGGCTGGCTATCCCATGGGACCGTTTGAGCTGCTGGACTATGTCGGATTGGACACATGCAAATTCATCATTGATG GTTGGCATGAGGTGGAGCCTGAGAACCCCCTGTTTGCACCAAGCCCCCTGCTCAACAAGCTCGTGGCAGAGAGCAAGTTGGGcaagaaaactggagagggcTTCTATAAGCACAATTAA